ATCTCGATCAATATTTCTGCCATAGATTTCAGTCATAGTAGATAGATAAGTTGAAGTGCTGTAATCCGGTGGCAAGCATGCTCTccgggatttactgttctttacTCAGTAGATAACGTATGCCCACTGACCAACTATCATCTTGTATTTTGAGTTATTCGGCGAAATGAAATATCATGTGATATTTCGAATATTCTGCGTCTAAACTTTTTTATGCTTCATATAATTCTCACAGATTCATTGATTCCATTTGAAAATTCTCTAAAAAATATgttcattgatttttttcagtgaTAATTGAAACGACTATTCCATATCGTTCTTGGTTCAAATcagttcaatgaaaattcataacatacATCATTTATACTCATGAAAATAGTAAAGTTTGGAACCTTTTTGTTATGGTATGGTAAGTTTGGGGTCAGTAATATTCCAAATGTCCCACAACGATGGAAAAAAAGGTTACAACGAATTTTATCGACTCATTTGATATATTCCGTGTAACATGAATTAATTCATATCGGGCGGCAGTAGCGGCCCTTCGATCTTCCTATATTTATAACATATTCATACCTACTTATGAGAATCGTaatgttttgaaaactttttgttatggtaacaataaaaatattgttacctGTAAAAATAGAGTATTTCAACAACAGAACGATTGGCTGcagtaaattttattgaataatttgatatttcagtttccCATAATAAGCCCGACTGAAGGTTTTTCGACAGAAACTTTTTGGAAATTATTAGGTATCGCAGCGGGAAGCTCTATCGAGAACCCGGTTTATTTGCTTTCGTTTTGCTGCAGTCTTCTATTACTACTGaaggatgaaaaatattaatcaatcaGCATCAAATTGATATTACTAGAAGTTTTCTATTATTAGTGTTTATGGTTTGACATATTGATACTTTGATTTCATTGTTCaattcatgtttttcaatatacttGACAGGTCAGTTTGTAAGTATGAGTTATATTGTAATTTGAAGAAACGATATAACTTCTTAACTTGAATAGATTATTGTGGACACtttgtgtgttgatattacgGATGTTGGTTTCTTTCCCTTTCAATCTTCTTTTATAGATACAGCATTTGCACTATGGACTTTTTTCAGTAATGaaatactgaaatattcatttaactTGCTGCATATAATAACCATTTTGTCGgttcgaatattcaaattctcacGAATTGATATGAtcttaatcaatatttctgccATAGATTTCAGTCATAGTAGATAGATAAGTTGAAGTGCTGTAATCCGGTGGCAAGCATGCTATCCGTGATTTACTGTTCTTTACTCAGTAGATAAGGTACGCCCACTGACTACCATCTTGTATTTTGAGTAATTCGGCGAAATGAAATATCatgtgatattttgaatattctgcgTCTAAACTTCTTGATGCTGTATATAATTTTCACAGAATCATTGATtccattagaaaattctctaaaaaatttgttcagttattttttttttcagtaataattgaAATTACTATTCCATATCATTCTTGATTTAAATcagttcaatgaaaattcataacatacATTCAACCTGTATATATGTACTAGCCCGTACAATCAGACTCAATAGAGTCTGTTTATTACTCACCTGAGTGTTTTCAGATCCTGAAATAATGAATCAACAGAATTTAAGCAAATATTGACGTTTATCAACGattgatttttcattgtttGTGATTTTTCTGACTCCATTCACGGAATAACACATATGTATACCacaatatcagaaaaaaaatcaattataagGATGACTccaaacttgaaaaaatgtttttttctggttttctcCGGTCCAATAGGTCATATATACGAATGTATAGTTatgtatacaaaaaaaaagcCACCTTAAAAATGTCCCCAAACTTGACGATttacacatatatatatatatatatatatatatatatatatatatatatataatgaggataaattcagatatatatatatctgcgCAGAGAGAGTTGAAACAATCAAGTGTAAGTTGGATTTCTGTTTCTGGTACTATCATAAAAAGGTCATCTacaaatttcttcaatattagaACAGTATACGGTAACTTAGGTAAGGTCAAGTTAAATTGATGGTCCATAACATATTGTGCCAAGATGGGGGATAACTTGGACCCCATTGCGCATCCAAAAACTTGTCGATAAAATTCTCCCTGGAACGTACAATAATTGTTTTCAAGGAGAAAGGTGACTACTTCCATAAACAATTCCATATCTATTTTGGTGTGTTGTTTTATATTGTTCCACTCAAGCTTAAGAACTTCAATAATTTTACTCTTTTCTAGATTCCCGAATAGATTCACAACGTCGAGGGATATCAGTCTATGATCGTCTGGTATTTCAAAGTCATTGATTTCTTGTGCATACTGGAATGTGTCTCTTACATAGTATTTATTGTCAGTATTGTATGCACTTTTCAGCGTATCCGCCATAAATTTAGACAGTGAATTCATTGGACTTCCTATGCTGGAAATAATTGGTCTCAGTGGGTTTCCCTCTTTATGTAGTTTTGGGTTTCCATAAATTCTTGGGGCTACAGTGTTGTATGATTTCATTTCTTTGGCCTCTTgggatgttatatattttcgcTGTTTCAACATTTCTATGTATGAGTTACACTTTTTTTGGATCGTTTGTGTTGGGTCTCTTGGTAGCCTTATGAAGTCCTCCGAATGTAGTATAGTTTGCATTTTTTCCTTATATGTTTGCCGGTTCATAATCACAGTTGTACCACCCTTGTCACTATTCAAAACAACAAGGTCGTCGTTGTTCTTCAGGAATTCTTTTGTTTCCTTAAACCATTTATTTGTTGGGTTTTTGTTTTCTATGTCTCTATGTAAGTAATTAGTGACAATATTTGTGAACCTGGCTCTTTGTATGTCTTTTCGTTCATTTTCAATACCTCGCAGAATACATTTTGTGTCTGCAATCAGATTCTCTATGTTGacatctctttttgttgttggaatGCTGAACTTTGAACCCAAGGATAGAAGGCTGCTCACTGTTGTTGGTATCTGTTTTTCAGACCAATTTCTTAACCATTTTTCTTGTGTTtttatgtactgaatattttccTTGCTGAGGTCTTTTATCTTCTTTAGGTTTCCTTCCTTGATTTTGTGAAATCTCGTGTTATATGCTATACTTAGTCTTCTCTTATATTCCACAAGAATGTATTCCGGTAGATTTTCTAACTTTCTCTGTATTTCCTCTATGTACTTTTTCAACTTGTTCACCTTTTGGTTTACTTGACACAATTCTAGGTTGAGGATCTTCTTATTCGTTTTGTCATTGAATTGTTTTATTTTCTTGTTTAGTCTATTATTGTTATACTCGAAAAGACTCATCACACTTTTCAAATTTGATGTGATATGTTTTGGAACGATTCCCTGTCTTTTACATTCCAAAAGAAATATACGTCGGTTCACAGCTGATGCCAACTTGTTGTTCGTTGTACTCCATATCTTCAAATATTTAGTTGTTTCATGTCCATAATCTCTGCTGATATCTTCGAAGAAACCCATTACTATATGATCACTGTAGTTATAAGAGCCTTTTAATAATATAAATTCGACGATAAGGGTCTATCGACTCTGGTTTGGGGAGTGAATGAGGTACTCTTTATTCTACGCCAAGCTTTCGCATTTCTTTAATGCTTCTTCAGGGCTTCTACAAGGACAAAAATAATACATGTAATTAATAATGTTAAACAATCTAAAACACAACTCACTGAATGCGAGGTTTTGTATAAACATACACCTGTCATGAACCATACgttgaaaacaatataaaattatccttatttctttcattttggaATTTCTTTGGTTTCAAAACGACATATAAAAATTCTCATAAACACTTTACGATCCTTCagcacgaaaaaatttttttcttggttATATTACCTGTTCTATGAAACGTCGTCTGTTGCCCAACTCTTTGCTCCTTGTTTTCTCTACTCATCTACAGGACCGTCATAAAAGCCACTCATTTCCAACTTCTCTAACAAATAACTGTATATGGAACTTAGTTTATTTGTATCCGTCTTTTTGTTTAGAgtgtttttttctttgtttatatTTATCATCTCGTGTATCAATCTCTTCtggtaattactttctgttTTTAATATCTCCACATTTTCAAAATCTATATGATGATCCAGACTATGTGCATGAGCAGCCAAAGCACATCTTTCTGGATATTTCCTTATATCCGACTTATGTAGCGCCATTCTACTTTTTACCCATTGTGAGGTGTGTCCAATATAACATTTATCGCAGTTTTCACAATTTATTTTGTAAACTACATTACTTTGTAGGGGTGTTGGTATAGGGTCTTTTATTTTGGTATACAAGGACCTTATGGTTTTTTGGTTATAAACTGCAATTTTGACATTATCTTCTCTaaacacatttttcaattttcctgttAAGTTAGTAATATTAGGGTACGATGCATAATGTGTCCTAGTTGTTGTCATATTTTGTTCTTCTGTCTGTCCAGTCTGTGTTTCACTGTTTGCATACAATAGTTTCTTTAACATGCTGTTAGGGTATGCATTTTCTCTAAGGATATGATGTAGTTTTCTTATTCCTTCTTCTATGAATGACTTATGACATATTTTTGAtatcctttttttcatttgatttattGTGTTGATTTTTACATTTATGTTTTGGTCTGAATAGAAATGAATGATCTTATCTGAAAGAGTGTTCTTTCTGTACCATTTTAACTTTACTTTATTGTCATGTCTATATGCTCTGGTGTCTAGGAATGTTACTGACTGTTGTGTATCTTCTGTTTCTAATGTGAACTGTATATCTGCGCAGAGAGAGTTGAAACAATCAAGTGTTAGTTGGATTTCTGTTTCTGGTACTATCATAAAAAGGTCATCTacaaatttcttcaatattagaACAGTATACGGTAACTTAGGTAAGGTCAAGTTCAATTGATGGTCCATAACATATTGTGCCAAGATGGGGGATAACTTGGACCCCATTGCGCATCCAAAAACTTGTCGATAAAATTCTCCCTGGAACGTACAATAATTGTTTTCAAGGAGAAAGGTGACTACTTCCATAAACAATTCCATATCTATTTTGGTGTGTTGTTTTATATTGTTCCACTCAAGCTTAAGAACTTCAATAATTTTACTCTTTTCTAGATTCCCGAATAGATTCACAACGTCGAGGGATATCAGTCTATGATCGTCTGGTATTTCAAAGTCATTGATTTCTTGTGCATACTGGAATGTGTCTTTTACATAGTATTTATTGTCAGTATTGTATGCACTTTTCAGCGTATCCGCCATAAATTTAGACAGTGAATTCATTGGACTTCCTATGCTGGAAATAATTGGTCTCAGTGGGTTTCCCTCTTTATGTAGTTTTGGGTTTCCATAAATTCTTGGGGCTACAGTGTTGTATGATTTCATTTCTTTGGCCTCTTgggatgttatatattttcgcTGTTTCAACATTTCTACCTTTTTATGATAGTACCAGAAACAGAAATCCAACTAACACTTGATTGTTTCAACTCTCTCTGCGCAGATATACAGTTCACATTAGAAACAGAAGATACACAACAGTCAGTACCATTCCTAGACACCAGAGCATATAGACATGACAATAAAGTAAAGTTAAAATGGTACAGAAAGAACACTCATTCAGATAAGATCATTCATTTCTATTGAGACCAAAACATAAATGTAAAAATCAACACaataaatcaaatgaaaaaaaggataTCAAAAATATGTCATAAGTCATTCATAGAAGAAGGAATAAGAAAACTACATCATATCCTTAGAGAAAATGCATACCCTAACAGCATGTTAAAGAAACTATTGTATGCAAACAGTGAAACACAGACTGGACAGACAGAAGAACAAAATATGACAACAACTAGGACACATTATGCATCGTACCCTAATATTACTAACTTaacaggaaaattgaaaaatgtgtttAGAGAAGATAATGTCAAAATTGCAGTTTATAACCAAAAAACCATAAGGTCCTTGTATACCAAAATAAAAGACCCTATACCAACACCCCTACAAAGTAATGTAGTTTACAAAATAAATTGTGAAAACTGCGATAAATGTTATATTGGACACACCTCACAATGGGTAAAAAGTAGAATGGCGCTACATAAGTCGGATATAAGGAAATATCCAGAAAGATGTGCTTTGGCTGCTCATGCACATAGTCTGGATCATCATATAGATTTTGAAAATGTGGAGATATTAAAaacagaaagtaattaccaGAAGAGATTGATACACGAGATGATAAatataaacaaagaaaaaaacacTCTAAACAAAAAGACGGATACAAATAAACTAAGTTCCATATACAGTTATTTGTTAGAGAAGTTGGAAATGAGTGGCTTTTATGACGGTCCTGTAGATGAGTAGAGAAAACAAGGAGCAAAGAGTTGGGCAACAGACGACGTTTCATAGAACAGGTAATATaaccaagaaaaaaattttttcgtgctGAAGGATCGTAAAGTGTTTATGAGAATTTTTATATGTCGTTTTGA
This genomic stretch from Coccinella septempunctata chromosome 7, icCocSept1.1, whole genome shotgun sequence harbors:
- the LOC123317649 gene encoding uncharacterized protein LOC123317649, which encodes MLKQRKYITSQEAKEMKSYNTVAPRIYGNPKLHKEGNPLRPIISSIGSPMNSLSKFMADTLKSAYNTDNKYYVKDTFQYAQEINDFEIPDDHRLISLDVVNLFGNLEKSKIIEVLKLEWNNIKQHTKIDMELFMEVVTFLLENNYCTFQGEFYRQVFGCAMGSKLSPILAQYVMDHQLNLTLPKLPYTVLILKKFVDDLFMIVPETEIQLTLDCFNSLCADIQFTLETEDTQQSVTFLDTRAYRHDNKVKLKWYRKNTLSDKIIHFYSDQNINVKINTINQMKKRISKICHKSFIEEGIRKLHHILRENAYPNSMLKKLLYANSETQTGQTEEQNMTTTRTHYASYPNITNLTGKLKNVFREDNVKIAVYNQKTIRSLYTKIKDPIPTPLQSNVVYKINCENCDKCYIGHTSQWVKSRMALHKSDIRKYPERCALAAHAHSLDHHIDFENVEILKTESNYQKRLIHEMININKEKNTLNKKTDTNKLSSIYSYLLEKLEMSGFYDGPVDE